The nucleotide sequence CTCATGATATTTTAGCCTAAGGTTTGCCTCAAAAACGCCTATTGAAAAACTAACCGATAGATTAAGTAGATGTTTGGTCATAAAATTTGTTgctcaaatttaaaaattttatttaaaatcaatgtTTATTTAAAATTGCTTGAGATTTAAATTACATGTTgaataaaactttaattttaaactaGTATGATTTCATATAATCATTGGCCAGACAATCCCTTAGATTTTTCCCACACTATTTAATTCATCACATTGTTTTGTCTTTTATCCTCTACTTTTTATGTActgtatgtatttttttaattccgtattcaatatttaaattaaagtttaattaatttatattcatatattataggACTTATTTTGTAAtgcttttaataaaattttctttatatctaaAATTCAAATTCGAAATCTCTAATTCATACTGCACTTTTTAAGTTTGCTTTTTCTTAAATAAGCAATTGTTTTGGAAACATCTCCTCTTAACCCTAAACCAACTGACCAAAGCACATCCCAAAACAATTACCAAAAGACACAATAAGTGCCTTCAAAAATCTTGAACAAATAAACAACCTCTCACACATTCAGCCTCAGTACATTAGTACATtatgtatctttctcttcatatGTCTGAACTATTTCAGTTTTGTCAAACATATTTTATCTTCTATAAAAGTCATTGCCGCCTTATTTCAAAAAGCTTCATATctgatcttttttcttttaatatgacCGCACATCTATCTGTCATCCTCCTCATTCTAGTcactttcatactaaacatgaaaaTTCTTAACCGATCAATATtcaacttataataattaaaataacagaaaaggataaaaaatacttctgaactatttgaaatggatcaaaaatatcctttattattttttagctcaaaaatatccatctgtttatttttttggctcaaaaataccccttcattaattttttgactcaaaaatatccttctctCTAACGAAATGCCACCAAACACGCCACGTGAATAAAAAAAGTCACTTGATCAGTATACGTCAACAAACACAAATGAAAAATCATGTCATTTAATCCATCTAACCGTCaacccatttttttttatttaaaagactCAACCCCACCCATAGTTAAAGAAAATCcgacccaaaagaaaaaaattgaagaatttgattgtttattttttatgtgatggGTTATATTTTGGATTGGTCGAGGCAAAAGATGAGGAATAAATTAGGTCCTTAAATTGTTGATCCAAAAGAATTGAACTTTAATTGGGTCGATACTAAACAATTGGATCCTCAAATAGTTGATCCGATTTTCAAGAGCTCAGATTGCTACTAGATATCCTATCTGAATTTATCTAATGAGGAACATAATTGTAGTGAAAGGAATGGTAATTCAGAGATGAAACTGAAATTTGGATAGTGAAAGTTTAGTGGCAATGTAGAACAACCACAAGTTGATGAGGTCAAGAATTGCTCGAGTGAGTCTCGTAACTTTGACAatgtaaaataatgaaatataaggTGGTGAAAGGaatgatatgaaaaaaaaattgaagaattaaattttgcctcTTGGTTCGGATTTTTTGAATATGGATCCgattgaatttttaaatagaataaaatgggTTGATTGTTAGGTGGATTAAATGGAGTGATTTTACATGTGTATGTTGATGTAGATTAATTAAGTGATTTTTTTAATCTACGTGATGTGCTTGGTGGCATTTCATTAGAtaaaggggtattttttagccaaaaaataaacaaagggatatttttgagtcaaaattaATGAAGGGATACTTTtgagtcaaaaaataaataaaaagatatttttgagccaaaaaataaacgaagaatatttttaatccattttaaataatttagggatattttttacccttttccgttaaaataattccatgagTCACCAACAACTTTCTACATTTCTTATTAGTTTTGTACTTTCTACAAATTAGTCATTCTATTTCTTATACTAAATTCCATGAGTTAATATTACACGTGTTTTCGTCTTGTTAACCTAAGCTGGACTTCCTCTATTGGCCCCCACTTTTCTTACTTTTGCCCCCACCACTTTTTACTTTCTATATATAAAAAACCAACCTTATAATAATTTTCCACATATTCTCAAAAATCACTTTCTTATTTTCTCCAATTTTCATCATGCAAACTATCAAACCCCTCAATTCTCCTTCATTTTCTTGCAATATTCTCATCAACCCTAGTAAAAAAAACTCTACAACTCTTCCAAGAAGAGAATTTCCATCATCGTCACCATCACGACAGTCACTATCTAATTTACCTGAACCAAAATTATGTCCACTAAATATTGACCTGCCCAAATTAAACCCATTGCAAAAAGTTGCATCCTTAGCTTTAGACATGTTAGAAAAATCAGTTataaccaagttagaaaaaagACATAAGCTAAACCGGACAGTTGACCCGGAAATTCAACTCCAAGGGAATTTTGCACCGGTTCAAGAATGTCCGGTTCAGCATGGTCTTGAAATAACTGGTAAAATTCCTTTAAATTTAAAGGGAGTTTACGTTAGAAATGGAGCAAACCCGTTATTCGACCCGATTAACGGTCATCATTTGTTTGACGGTGACGGTATGATCCACGCCGTTAAATTGGACCCACAAAATGATAATGCTAGTTACTCTTGCCGGTTCACTCAAACCAATCGGTTCATTCAGGAAGCAGCAATGAACCGGCCGATTTTTCCTAAACCAATTGGCGAATTACATGGCCATTTGGGTTTAGTTAGGCTTGCCCTGTTCTTAGCGCGAGCCAGTTTAGGTTTAGTGGATGCCACTAAAGGAACCGGCGCAGCTAACGCCGGTTTGTTTTTTTTTAACGGAAGGTTATTAGCTATGTCAGAAGATGATTTACCATATTGTGTTTGTATTAAGAATGATGGTGAATTAGAAACTAACGGACGTTACAATTTTAACGGACAAATAAATGACCCATTGATAGCACATCCAAAAGTGGACCCTACCACAGGTGAATTTTATACATTGAGTTGTAATGTATTGAAAAAACCTTACATTAAATTCTTTAAGTTTGACACGTGCGGTAATAAGTCACGTGACATTTCGATTTCTCTCCGGACTCCATCTGTGATTCATGACTTTGCCATCACGGAAAGTCACGTGATTATTCCGGATTATCAAGTGGTATTCAAGTTATCCGAGATGTTACGGGGTGGATCGCCAGTAATTCATGATCCGAATAAGGTCTCTAGGTTCAGTGTGTTGTCAAAAGAGGATCATGACGAGTCGAGAATCAAATGGATCGAAGTTCCCAACTGCTTCTGCATGCATCTGTGGAACGCGTGGGAGGAGAACCATGAGGAATCAGGCGACCAGATCATCGTGATTATAGGTTCATGCATAAGTCCACCAGGCTCGATATTTTCAGGAAGTGATGAGCCCTTAAAAAGCGAACTGACTGAAATTCGTCTGAATCTGAAAACAGGTGAGTCAACCAAACGGATAATAGTATCAGAGCTGAATCTAGAAGCGGGGCAAGTTAATAAGACTAGACTCGGTCGAAAAACACGATACACCTTCATGGCTATCGCCGAACCATGGCCAAAATGTAGTGGCCTAGCAAAAGTCGATTTAGTCACtggaaatattacaaaatttttataTGGAGATAAGCGATATGGAGGCGAACCTTATTTCGTACCGAGCAcgaaagaaggagaagaagatgaaggataCCTTATAAGTTATGTGAgagatgaaaagaaagaaaaatctgaattaattataattaatgcTAAAAACATGAAACAAGTGGCTTTGGTAAAATTACCTAAAAGAGTGCCATATGGTTTTCATGGTACATTTGTTAGTTCACAAGATTTATGTAATCAATCTTCTTGTTAATACTTAATACAATCATAGAGTTAATTAAATTAGTTAATTATATGTGTGTTATATTACTTCTATTATACATTTTGTTAATTACTACATCAATATGTAAGTAACCAATCTTCTATTGAATACCCTTCTTGAAGGGTGACTTATTtcttaaaaagtatttcaaatgtaacatataattaaaaattaaatatattgagtCATATATCCAAAAGTATTATAGTAATAAATCATATGTTTGTTATTATTTAcgtattttgatatcattttgttgtgaTAGCCTTGAACCTTGGCAAATTACCCAGATTAAAAAGAGTGTTATATTGTAAGTAAAATATCtatttcaaaagaaatattttaaaatgtatttgaGTCTTGAGAAGCCAAAATAAAAGTGTATTTAAAAATGCTTCATAATTGGTGATACTTTGGAAAAGATGGCAAATAAAAATACTTGTCAAGAATGCatgaaattttttgaaacttGATTAGTTGATTTTACACTTGGCGAAAACACTAGTCTTTACACTTGGGAGCCTATAAATGTGACAACAATCAATCATCAAAATTCACCCAACATATTCGTTCCTTACATTTTTACTTGTCCgctctattaaaaataaatgttcaaaaataattgttcaatttaaaaaaataatttattagtattttatatccatttattaaataatctttaCTAATCAAtgcattttttaaaatcattaattttattattcaaagggtgatatagtgaaattactaatattatttattattttttaaagcgTGTGAGTCAATAATAGATAAGTAAAAATATACGAAGGGAGTACTAATTAAATTTTGTTAATTTATGTATCCTTTGATTAATTAGAGAAGATTatttaattctaaaaaaaatatttcataccgctaaaataattttttagaacaATATCCACGACTTAaatgtatttatatacatattactTACAGATATTATCATAATAATATTTACTTAATATTgagtacttttattttgataataaattagaAATTATATTATTGGGTTTTACTATATTTTCCCAAGAAAGTAACCAATCTTAAGACAAAATTACTTAACAGAGTGTCATATTAAGATCATCTCATCTATTCTTTGTAAATAATGTGCACTTTTATATACTTTTTGATTTCTCAGTATTTGGTATATCTATTTGAGGTTCACTAATTTAGATTCATGTTGAAAAGTCTCGCTTTGAGGGTGGCGTAATTCGCTCACTAGTCCCTACCAAGACGACTTCATATCTAGTATTCAAACTCCGTACCACTGATTAAGTATGGATGAATATTTATCACTCCGCAACAACAATCCTTGATGGTGAATATGTAGTACTTTATTAAGATGCGGAGCCACCTTTAATTCAGGGGTTCATGCAAACCCTCATTTgacaaaaaaatatactattatttttatatgattaaaaatattttctatgtatataTCGTAGATGTTGAACTCCTTCGACTAGTTCGTATGTTTACTTGTGAACCCCCTCAATAAAAACATTGGTTCCGCCATTAACTTTATTTCTTTTAGGTagtatataaatattcaaaaatattacCTGATCTAACATTTAAATATTGTTATGTTAAATTTTTATTGTTACCCCATATTAAGGGTAAGATACTTATAAAAACCCAAATATAACGTATTTTCTTGAAATctgtaaaatcatatatattacaatttacaataacataaaaattaaaatttagtccatgttataaagaaaaaaagaataaagaacaagagtagagagaagagagtaattcttatttcttctctcgAGGGATGAGAAATCATCAGATTgtaaatataatgaacaaaaccctctatttataggggaaatttactcctagtcagagtaaaagacggatgcttcaatcctaatagatatcaaagtagatcttgatacagattcactataatgtaaatacatttataacactcccacttgaatgtctaattgttagataatgtgtctcgttaaaaccttactaaaaaaaacccagtgggaaaaaaatctagtgaaggaaaaagagtacacatctctaacaatacgcattcaggctgcctcattaaaaaccttacaaggaaaacccggtgggacaaaaccttgaaaggaaaaaagagtacagcgcgtatttgctccccctaatgagaacatccttgaacttctgcatcccgatcttgtgcagcatcttcttgaaagttgcaattggataagatttggtgaataaattaatcacattgtcagttgaacgaatctgttgcacgttaatatcatcattcttttgtagctcatgtatgtagaaaagctttggcaaaatatgcttcgttctatctccatttatgaatcctcccttaagatgtgctatgtatgctgaattatctctgtataaaattgtaggtagattgtcatatttcacaccacatttttctcgaatgagatgtatcatggacctcaaccatacacattctcggcttgcttcatgaatagctattatctcagcatgattcgatgaagtggctacgatggaatgctttgtatatctccaagatatgacagtaccatcacatatgaacacatagcctatttgagaccgagctttatgcgggtcagataagtacccaatatcagcatgaccaataagatcgggactgcaatctttagaataaaataagctcatgtgttttatcccattttgatgtctcatagtaggagcagaaatataccttgctaacaaattgattgaaaatgctataggccttgtagtatttgcaaggtacatgagtgcatcaattgcactaagatatggtacttcataaccaatccaattcgatatattttgaatttcagcaaataatctattgctttgaaaactctccaagagttccaatgatgttcaagcaataagcttgtACAATATaatgattataaataagtttttcagaaacttttatatgcttcaagtagtttgaatccttaaaagttttcacataagttttgtcaagtgacaatattcaatatttcataagtgacatcttcaaatatctagactgcaaatcaaataagtttgaTACTTACCAAggtgcatcctttcatgtcacttgataaatgtttctacgtcagcatgtgTAACACCTCAAACTTAATTACCTGCATtagccatggttatatgtgttggagtatatgtattgatgataagttaggtatatatgagtttaagtatgagtattgattattttgagatggtttcaagtgtatagtttgattatatgtgtataggaatcgactttatttataccgaaatttgctcGTCGAAGTTTCTATACGAAGTttatcgagttagctttccaatgatataaagatttctgaaAACAGATGAGTATCGGATATAAGCGACCATGCTCGAAACTTGAAAACGGTGGACgcaatgaacagtaaatgtgcagaaattttctgcacacaaaagtactgcagccaaacagatttttgggtcgactttaaacgatcataactccttgtaaaaaataaactgtgtgagctgctatatatcgatgagaagccctgagagtcttctttcaaattcaattggtttcacccaaatcaattatcggagcaaagagttatggtcgatttactttagcctatcaaaacagtccaccatggacagattcggatttacttaaattttaatgGCAAtgtggtcattttccatcacctcatggacgaaaattggtcattatatacatatacttagcctcatatccatcatttatcatccaaattattgaagaataagaaaccctagcctaaattcaactccaattatcttgtgattcaaccgtagaaaatccaaattgattccgtagttgtgttcaccgtcttgAGTGCTTCGAGAaacaccccttatttgtgccaacaggactttgAAATAAAAAGggtcattttatggtaaggatgtaaattatgttggtgttatttatatggatatttatatatatatgcatgtaagCATAAGAAATATGCTATTTGATTGTtattgaaagatgattggaaatgatgttggattattctggtgcatggttggattatgttgaattgtgaagggatttggtgtgatgatgtggtattgaaatgatgattatatatatatatatatatatatatatatatatatatatatatacacacacataaacctattgttcaagttggtttttggaatgctttgtaaatattggttgtatggaattatggaagaaaattgtggtgttgggttgctaatactagatgccaaacatttcattgtagataagtgatttgtaaaggcgggaagttgtgttgaattggtatccgaatctacaacgaggtatgtaaagcatactctaatgatgttctttggcatgaaaacaccaatgttccatcaagtaagattccgaggttgtccaaaaacatgtattgttctacattaccaacgaagttatttccattctataaagtgtcaaaatgtttcattgatataccaaaaggctcctatttcattgttgtgatattgatgattccgaaacacattattgatgtaccaatgagtctttattacatcgttattgtatagaaagtctattacttggttcctattgatgtatcattattccaacggtactatattggcatgaacactaatgtaataatctcaaaagcttttgaactaagttattggaaagatctcttatgtgtattacttgatatacgtgtgggtggtagctcaggggttTAAGCCTAGCATGGCCGATCTCGATagttgatatgattacagttgatatgtactgggggaagcctaatggtcacagtacggtacagtattgattattgttaggtggttggaggttcgggaggaggaggtaatgacgaatgataattgtaaagaataaaatgaacgaatgtataccgtttcacaaatgtgtttgaattcaagaacccaattcagattaatgataatgtacatgatcctaaaagtgtttatgaagtgtggttcacttctattataatttattcacttgcgtctgattttcttgattccccatatcacatatgattatttacagctttacatactcagtacatattttgtactgacgtccctcacgggggacctgcatttcatgctgcaggaaCAGGTGCTTCAgttcattcacagcatagataggagccaggtcatacagctattgttggtgagctccagtttgcttcagagctttccgagtcggtcccttatgttttgttattgtacaagagtcatgtgtgggcgggggtttgtcccgaccctagttatgtcatgtatatcctagaggctttgtagacataaggaagggtaaagtcatggaagtttatatagtgatgttatatttgtatatgtggtggccccgacggccaagtattatatatatatatatttgtgcgtgttgtgctgatacaggtaattagaaccttctatatgcaacgaagtgctgtccaaatttttggtgacatgtaagtgaaagtacaggtatctgaacgggttctcccgggccttctcagcttcgggtgccagtccggcccgatgggattttggggcgtgacagcatgcttaaataaacgtagaattcagatcctcgtaatctttcacaatattgcgctaatattgtgtcaaagatattgatgatatatcatttcgtattggttcacaatgcgacataacattttgagatctcatcactttattattttcaggtacatgaacctctcataaggtttcataaagtgttatgccgtaggctcttcaagagaacattgccttcttattatgattatttgctcctaattttttaaggattatttcatttggaaccgatcattctaccacgcttcacgcttgcatagactttgtcttttaggaacacaaaataagagcacttgcgcttaatatgagatgttttcaacatttgacttgaattatcttttggatgaggatatggtgataattcctaacatatttcatagcgcttataatctcccccttatgtcaggaaaactaacatacatcctctatttctttgaggaatccatctttgtgcattatactatattcattaatcgtataccgcacatcaaaattattagatggaataattgatttccgaccttgaaccaattgagagggaagaaataatcataatttattggtctaatgcatacaaatgctattgcaatatatcatattttagaccaatacatgaagttttgttctcattaataatggtttagatatttatcgaaggcattcaatgccaaaccatcatcatcaagataactctcttgattgcacaatctaaaaattatgttcttaactcaattttattgagcaagcaactttataaatgtcaaactgcaggttgacaatgaatgtacatgtgatcatcttattgatgcatcttttcaacatatcacatgatagatgaacagacccttattcaccttttataattttcagatttgaagggatccaagcccaatattagttggtacaaccaacttgtcatgagaacaaacgacataaatagTTCTTGAAAaaacttctagttcttcaatacattcACATCTTCGAgatatcacaatcgttcatatcaatttatgaacttttattctagtaaactccaagtttaccatgacatgtactttttctttagtaaatttcagatttactattacatgaataaatttcagatttactacttcagaagtagatttcgaaattatccaacctctttcggaggtgagttgtgatacaatcacaatcaagtacatttttgcattaataagtttttcatttcccaggaatggaatataatcgtgccttaagtctatcaaattatgatagcttataaccgctttcaagattttgctacttcggAAGCAAATCgtggcatacatataatgtagagaatttttatttagaatatcttataatcatataagcgtgtgaaaatatcatcacttttgatgatcattatcatattgtcccttcacgcatatattcgtgcattcaatcacttgtcttctttcagacatattatgcactgctaccacagacatttcaagaatgaaataagttgtcatattttagacttatcatatattgctaccacattcactccatggaatggagcatattcaatgggtcgaatttcatgatttttcatcaaatacccattattttgccttagccatcataatatcatcaatatgatgtattgagattcaaactcaacatct is from Capsicum annuum cultivar UCD-10X-F1 chromosome 5, UCD10Xv1.1, whole genome shotgun sequence and encodes:
- the LOC107872667 gene encoding 9-cis-epoxycarotenoid dioxygenase NCED6, chloroplastic, producing MQTIKPLNSPSFSCNILINPSKKNSTTLPRREFPSSSPSRQSLSNLPEPKLCPLNIDLPKLNPLQKVASLALDMLEKSVITKLEKRHKLNRTVDPEIQLQGNFAPVQECPVQHGLEITGKIPLNLKGVYVRNGANPLFDPINGHHLFDGDGMIHAVKLDPQNDNASYSCRFTQTNRFIQEAAMNRPIFPKPIGELHGHLGLVRLALFLARASLGLVDATKGTGAANAGLFFFNGRLLAMSEDDLPYCVCIKNDGELETNGRYNFNGQINDPLIAHPKVDPTTGEFYTLSCNVLKKPYIKFFKFDTCGNKSRDISISLRTPSVIHDFAITESHVIIPDYQVVFKLSEMLRGGSPVIHDPNKVSRFSVLSKEDHDESRIKWIEVPNCFCMHLWNAWEENHEESGDQIIVIIGSCISPPGSIFSGSDEPLKSELTEIRLNLKTGESTKRIIVSELNLEAGQVNKTRLGRKTRYTFMAIAEPWPKCSGLAKVDLVTGNITKFLYGDKRYGGEPYFVPSTKEGEEDEGYLISYVRDEKKEKSELIIINAKNMKQVALVKLPKRVPYGFHGTFVSSQDLCNQSSC